TATCGCTCTGGCACAGCGAGAATCATCCGCTATTTTGCTCCTCGACGACCTCCGTGCCCGAAAGTTTGCGGTGCGGCTCGGCCTGCGGCGTATGGGGACTGTGGCTTTGCTTGGCCGAGCCAAGCGCGAAGGTTTGATTCCGAAGCTCAAGCCCACGCTTGATGCTTTGGTAGCGAGCAACATCTTCATCCGTCAGGAATTGATTGATGAGGCCTTGAAGGAGTCGGGCGAGTGGTCGTCCCCGCCTGAACAGTAGATCAGGTTTGCGACAACGCAGTTGGACGGCACAAAGCTGCGGCGCTGTCGCGTTGCTGAGTTAAGTTGCTCGGATGGATCGTTAGCTTCCGCGCAGTGCCGGGGCAAAGTCTAGATCGCTTCTTCATGGTCAGCCCAAAAAGCAATGCTCACGATGCCAAGTGATATACTTCGGATCGGGACGAAGCGCGCACCCTCGCTGAAAGAACAACGAACGTCCATGATAGTTGCGAAGCGAGAA
This sequence is a window from Verrucomicrobiota bacterium. Protein-coding genes within it:
- a CDS encoding DUF3368 domain-containing protein, producing the protein MPRAVYAEVTTSRTNAPGASEVLAQPWIEVRDADPAIVAPLLILVGKGEAEAIALAQRESSAILLLDDLRARKFAVRLGLRRMGTVALLGRAKREGLIPKLKPTLDALVASNIFIRQELIDEALKESGEWSSPPEQ